One stretch of Eubacteriales bacterium DNA includes these proteins:
- the yqeK gene encoding bis(5'-nucleosyl)-tetraphosphatase (symmetrical) YqeK, whose protein sequence is MKTDIIEILKQYVDDIRLAHSTSTAQTAVMLAKHYGADEEKAYLAGLLHDIAKCLSKEQLLSLSKKYSYDLSEVEKKNTKLLHGPVGAIILENEIGIKDEEILSAVGCHTTGKPNMSLLDKIIYIADLIEPLRKFKGTEEIREIAYKDIDLAVHLASRRVLEYILKKDLAIHENTVLVYNEFISKEDI, encoded by the coding sequence ATGAAAACAGACATTATCGAAATTTTAAAACAATATGTAGATGATATACGTCTTGCACATTCCACGAGTACGGCACAAACAGCAGTCATGTTAGCTAAACATTACGGAGCAGATGAAGAAAAAGCATATTTAGCAGGATTGCTTCACGACATTGCAAAGTGCCTTTCAAAAGAGCAGTTACTATCGCTATCTAAAAAATATTCCTATGATTTATCCGAGGTAGAAAAGAAAAATACAAAGCTTTTACATGGGCCTGTAGGTGCCATTATATTAGAAAATGAAATTGGCATAAAAGATGAGGAGATATTATCGGCTGTTGGATGTCACACTACAGGTAAACCTAACATGAGCTTACTCGATAAGATAATATATATAGCCGATTTAATAGAACCATTGAGGAAATTTAAAGGGACAGAGGAGATACGCGAAATCGCTTACAAAGATATCGATTTAGCAGTTCATTTAGCATCTAGACGTGTTTTAGAATATATATTAAAAAAGGATTTAGCGATTCATGAGAATACGGTTTTAGTATATAATGAGTTTATTTCAAAGGAGGATATTTAA